A genomic region of Botrytis cinerea B05.10 chromosome 9, complete sequence contains the following coding sequences:
- the Bcdcd1 gene encoding Bcdcd1 yields the protein MIVSLQAAFAISSFHGNLQNLPPHIFTQLEQARIEIKVSRSFGIKKAKEKVMFIGLCGGICAGKSTIAQYLVEHHGFTHLYLRPEQGSKNSPQITNGVTAEESEDVEENSITLRQKSKPQSQSQYTFTSTTDLLDFVTKRWRERWVTTNIYTESILDALLRRPFFILVSVDAPVSIRWKRFQARPNTPSTPITLEEFLLRSDQHLYDPEHGLQSLISRATIRLLNTSSDLAHLYATLGKLDLTNEDRLRPSWDQYFMQLASLAAQRSNCMKRRVGCVLVREKRVISTGYNGTPRGLLNCGEGGCSRCNEGQGSGVGLGTCLCLHAEENALLEAGRERVRENAILYCDTCPCLTCSIKIVQVGISEVVYSQGYSMDAETAAVFGQAGIKLRQFIPPANGLIHLEKQSLY from the exons ATGATTGTTTCCCTCCAAGCTGCCTTTGCTATTTCAAGCTTCCATGGAAATTTACAAAACCTCCCACCACACATTTTCACACAATTGGAGCAAGCCAGAATTGAGATCAAGGTTTCAAGGAGCTTTGGGATAAAAAAGGCTAAAGAAAAAGTCATGTTTATAGGTCTGTGTGGAG GAATTTGTGCTGGCAAGAGTACAATCGCGCAGTATCTGGTAGAGCACCATGGTTTCACTCACCTTTACCTCCGACCAGAGCAAGGCAGCAAGAACTCTCCTCAAATCACCAATGGCGTTACAGCTGAAGAATCGGAAGATGTCGAAGAGAATAGCATAACTTTAAGACAAAAGTCAAAAcctcaatcccaatcccaatacaCCTTTACAAGCACCACCGACCTCCTCGACTTCGTAACCAAGCGCTGGCGCGAACGATGGGTAACAACCAATATCTACACCGAATCCATCCTCGACGCCCTTCTCCGACGCcccttcttcatcctcgtcaGCGTCGACGCCCCAGTCTCCATCCGCTGGAAACGCTTCCAAGCACGCCCCAACACACCTTCCACCCCAATCACTCTCGAAGAATTTCTCCTCCGCTCAGACCAGCATCTCTACGATCCCGAACACGGTCTCCAATCCCTCATATCCCGCGCTACCATTCGTCTCCTCAATACCTCCTCCGATCTCGCCCACCTATACGCTACACTCGGCAAGCTCGATTTAACAAACGAAGACCGTCTTCGACCAAGCTGGGATCAATACTTCATGCAATTAGCTTCCCTAGCCGCTCAGCGCAGTAACTGTATGAAACGCCGCGTGGGTTGCGTCTTGGTCCGCGAAAAACGAGTCATCTCAACCGGCTACAATGGCACACCCAGAGGACTACTCAACTGCGGAGAAGGAGGCTGTTCCCGCTGCAACGAAGGACAAGGCTCTGGAGTAGGACTCGGCACATGTCTCTGTCTGCATGCAGAAGAAAACGCACTTCTCGAAGCCGGTCGCGAAAGAGTCCGAGAAAACGCCATCCTATATTGCGATACCTGTCCCTGCCTAACATGCAGTATCAAGATCGTACAAGTCGGAATTTCAGAAGTCGTTTACAGCCAAGGATACAGCATGGATGCGGAAACGGCAGCAGTATTCGGCCAGGCGGGAATTAAACTAAGACAGTTTATTCCG CCGGCAAATGGTTTAATCCATCTAGAAAAACAGTCACTATATTAG
- the Bcrsm18 gene encoding Bcrsm18 — MPPRLQCLNAVRNAVSSPFLGMRFSTSRIMSAELPPTSDKSSSEMRGYDSLMSLVNKAQEKVHERRRALSANSGVQRTAAQEYEDNVSRSALTKQIHRRWRAGDVYAPHDLSGIEMAKWKKRGKVTRDVFDVVAFDPIATGSYKNFSIMSEYVTPMGRIRGSKETGLRPVNQRKIAKAIRRSIGLGMMPSVHRHPEVLYKARERDEMNDNYKRGTLV; from the exons ATGCCTCCTCGACTACAATGTTTAAACGCCGTGCGCAATGCGGTATCATCGCCGTTCCTTGGAATGCGATTTTCAACCAGCAGAATTATGTCCGCTG AACTTCCTCCAACATCCGACAAATCATCCTCAGAAATGAGAGGCTATGATAGTCTGATGTCTCTTGTGAACAAAGCTCAAGAAAAGGTCCACGAGCGACGTAGGGCATTATCAGCCAATTCTGGGGTGCAGAGAACTGCGGCTCAGGAATACGAAGACAATGTCTCGAGATCAGCTCTGACAAAACAAATACATAGAAGGTGGAGAGCTGGAGATGTGTATGCGCCACATGATTTGAGTGGAATAGAGATGGcaaaatggaagaagagaggaaaggtTACGAGGGATGTTTTTGATGTGGTTGCTTTCGATCCTATAGCAACGGGGAGTTACAAG AATTTCTCAATTATGTCAGAATATGTAACGCCGATGGGAAGGATTAGAGGAAGTAAGGAAACTGGATTAAGACCGGTCAATCAGAGAAAGATTGCAAAGGCAATTAGGAGGTCTATTGGTTTGGGTATGATGCCGAGTGTGCATAGACATCCAGAGGTCCTTTACAAGGCGAGGGAGAGGGATGAAATGAACGATAATTACAAACGAGGCACGTTGGTGTAA
- the Bcatg7 gene encoding Bcatg7 → MALKFAPFASEIELPFYTALSQLKIDHDKLDDSARPVLGLYEPRATQSPDQSSRMRVLGNALSSNEVPSGHIRAEGKIKNVNTIEDFKNMDKQAMLQTSAKQIWDAINDGTIYSIPSLLSSFTILSFANLKKYTFTYWFAFPALHSEPAWRKVEQPPKFSAEETTALTEELGTWRYSHDNREHGFFLAKRVYPSSEYPQDPESESTSDLPFKWVIGSLREFESGFFNGVDAKDQYVSFVDPSTYHENPGWMLRNLLVLVRRRYKLDKVQILCYRDNHAKRHVPQSLILILESIYDPEYQSTAPDQIPKVTGWERNSLGKLTAKVTNLAQYMDPAQLADQAVDLNLKLMKWRIAPELNLDAIKNTKCLLLGAGTLGTYVSRLLMGWGVRKITFVDNASVSFSNPVRQPLFDFKDCIDGGAKKAYRASEALQEIYPGVDSTGHVMAVPMLGHPITDEAATKMNFELLQKLIEDHDAIFLLMDTRESRWLPTVMGKAAGKIVMNAALGFDTYVVMRHGVTPEDGGPAALGCYFCNDVVAPSDSVKDQTLDQQCTVTRPGVAPEASSKLVELLASVLQHPLKGAAPAPKLSPNQQSGQLEFDRDPPNHPLGLVPHQIRGFLAAYKTMLISGPSYDCCSACSPKIVNAYKEDGWEFIKRALTEKDYITELSGLAEVQRKAEAAANDVEWDSDEEGMEDEEPELL, encoded by the exons ATGGCTTTAAAGTTCGCCCCATTTGCTTCTGAAATAGAGCTACCATTTTACACAGCCCTTTCCCAACTAAAGATCGACCATGATAAACTGGACGATTCTGCAAGACCTGTTCTTGGGCTATATGAACCAAGAGCTACACAGAGTCCTGATCAAAGTTCTCGTATGAGAGTTCTTGGTAATGCGTTGAGCAGTAACGA AGTTCCATCTGGTCACATTCGAGCTGAGGGCAAAATCAAGAATGTTAACACCATCGaggatttcaaaaatatggACAAACAGGCAATGTTACAAACTTCTGCTAAACAA ATTTGGGATGCAATTAATGATGGCACCATTTATTCCATCCCTTCAttactttcttcattcactATTTTGTCGTTtgcaaatttgaagaaatatacTTTTACCTACTGGTTTGCTTTTCCTGCTCTTCATTCGGAGCCGGCATGGCGGAAAGTTGAGCAGCCGCCCAAATTCAGCGCTGAAGAAACCACGGCGCTTACGGAAGAACTTGGCACATGGCGTTACAGCCACGACAATAGAGAGCATGGATTCTTTCTTGCCAAGCGAGTATATCCTTCTTCGGAATACCCACAAGATCCGGAGAGCGAATCGACATCCGATTTGCCCTTTAAGTGGGTTATCGGATCCTTGAGAGAATTCGAAAGCGGTTTCTTTAATGGTGTAGATGCAAAGGACCAATATGTATCTTTTGTAGATCCGTCTACTTATCATGAGAATCCAGGGTGGATGCTACGTAACTTGTTAGTTCTAGTTAGACGGAGATACAAGCTCGACAAAGTCCAAATACTTTGCTACAGAGATAATCATGCAAAGCGCCACGTGCCTCAGAGTTTAATCTTGATTTTAGAGAGCATCTACGACCCAGAATACCAGTCCACTGCCCCGGATCAGATACCTAAAGTGACTGGCTGGGAGCGTAATAGTCTTGGAAAGCTCACTGCGAAAGTCACCAATTTGGCTCAGTACATGGACCCGGCTCAATTAGCCGACCAAGCGGTGGATTTGAATCTCAAATTGATGAAGTGGCGCATCGCACCTGAATTGAACCTGGATGCTATCAAGAACACAAAATGCTTGCTACTCGGAGCTGGTACTCTTGGGACATACGTTTCGAGACTTctgatgggatggggagtACGCAAAATCACCTTCGTTGACAACGCGTCTGTCTCTTTTTCGAATCCTGTTCGGCAGCCATTGTTCGACTTCAAAGATTGTATTGATGGTGGTGCCAAGAAAGCATATAGAGCATCTGAAGCTCTTCAGGAAATTTATCCAGGAGTCGATAGCACGGGACATGTAATGGCAGTACCAATGCTTGGACATCCGATCACAGATGAAGCTGCCACGAAGATGAACTTCGAACTATTACAGAAGCTTATTGAGGATCACGATgcaatatttttattgatggATACTCGTGAGAGTAGATGGCTCCCAACTGTTATGGGAAAGGCGGCTGGTAAAATCGTTATGAATGCAGCTTTGGGATTTGACACTTATGTCGTGATGAGACATGGAGTTACTCCTGAAGATGGCGGTCCAGCCGCCCTAGGCTGTTACTTCTGCAATGACGTTGTAGCACCATCCGAC TCCGTGAAAGATCAGACTCTTGATCAACAATGCACAGTCACTCGACCAGGTGTGGCACCCGAGGCATCTTCTAAGCTTGTAGAACTACTCGCTTCTGTTCTTCAACATCCGTTGAAAGGTGCTGCTCCGGCTCCGAAGCTCTCcccaaatcaacaatctGGCCAATTGGAATTCGACCGGGACCCACCAAATCACCCTCTAGGTCTCGTACCTCATCAGATTCGAGGGTTTTTGGCTGCTTACAAAACAATGCTAATCAGCGGTCCCTCCTACGATTGTTGTTCAGCCTGCTCACCCAAAATCGTGAACGCATACAAAGAAGACGGATGGGAATTTATCAAGCGCGCATTGACCGAGAAGGACTACATCACCGAATTGAGTGGCTTAGCAGAGGTTCAACGCAAAGCTGAAGCAGCTGCAAACGATGTAGAATGGGATAGCGATGAAGAGGGcatggaagatgaagaaccTGAATTACTTTGA
- the Bcprp6 gene encoding Bcprp6: protein MSGRRDFLSQKAPENYVAGLGRGATGFTTRSDLGPAREGPSEDQIKEALAKRAAQLGQAVPTAYGATEKKDDDEDDERFQDPDNEVGLFSGGVYDKDDDEADRIYQEVDEKMDRRRKIRREAREKAEREEYERNNPKIQQQFADLKRALGTVSDEDWANLPEVGDLTGKNRRSKQELRKRFYAVPDSVIAGARDTTELGTTVMDDGGESAGGDGPDGTMTNFADIGAARDKVLKVKLDQASQGTDSMSGNATNIDPKGYLTSLAKSQINEGETQVGDIVRVRTLLESVIKTNPKHAPGWIAAARVEELAGKTVAARNIIARGCEYCPKSEDIWLENIRLNDNHNAKIIAANAIRNNDRSVRLWVESMKLESEPRAKKRVIRHALDHIPQSVNLWKEAVNLEEDPSDARLLLAKATEIIPLSVELWLALARLETSENAQKVLNKARKAIPTSHEIWIAAARLGEQMGTASKINVMNRAVKALAKESAMLKREDWITEAEKCEEEGAVLTCGNIIRETLGWGLDEDDDRKDIWMEDAKASINRGKYETARAIYAYALRVFVTSTKLWLAAADLEKNHGTKEALWQLLEKAVEARPTSEVLWMMLAKEKWLAGEVDNARRVLGKAFNQNPNNEEIWLAAVKLEAENNQPEQARELLKTARQEAPTDRVWTKSVAYERQLGNIDAALDLANQGLNLFPGAAKLWMMKGQIYEGEGKMPQAREAYSTGTKACPKSVPLWLLYSRLEERAGMVVKARSVLDRARLAVPKSPELWTESVRVERRANNTAQAKIMMAKALQEVPNSGLLYTESIWNLEARTQRKPRALEAIKKVDNDPILFVTIARIFWGERRLEKAQNWFEKAILLDSDLGDTWAWYYKFLLQHGTEEKRADVIQKCILSEPRHGEYWQAVAKDPKNAGKGIEEILKLVVEKVE, encoded by the exons ATGTCTGGTCGACGCGATTTCCTCAGTCAAAAGGCGCCAGAAAATTATGTTGCTGGTTTAGGTCGAGGAGCGACAGGATTTACAACACGATCTGATTTAGGTCCTGCGCGAGAAGGACCAAGTGAAGATCAAATCAAAGAAGCTCTTGCAAAGCGCGCTGCTCAACTCGGTCAAGCAGTCCCTACAGCATACGGAGCCaccgaaaagaaagatgatgacgaggatgatgagcGCTTTCAGGATCCGGACAATGAAGTTGGATTATTCTCAGGTGGCGTTTATGACaaggacgatgatgaagcaGATAGAATCTACCAGGAAGtagatgagaagatggatagAAGGCGGAAAATAAGAAG GGAAGCACGAGAAAAAGCAGAAAGGGAAGAATACGAACGCAAtaatcccaaaatccaacaacAATTTGCGGACCTGAAACGAGCATTAGGAACAGTCAGTGATGAAGATTGGGCAAACTTACCGGAAGTCGGTGATTTGACTGGCAAAAATCGACGAAGCAAACAAGAATTGAGGAAGAGGTTTTATGCAGTTCCTGATAGTGTTATTGCTGGAGCTCGGGATACGACTGAGCTGGGAACTACCGTAATGGATGATGGTGGAGAAAGTGCAGGAGGAGATGGACCTGATGGGACCATGACCAACTTCGCGGATATCGGAGCCGCAAGAGATAAAGTACTTAAGGTAAAACTCGATCAAGCGTCTCAAGGAACCGACTCAATGTCTGGAAATGCGACCAATATCGACCCGAAAGGATATCTTACAAGTTTAGCCAAATCGCAAATTAACGAGGGTGAAACCCAAGTTGGTGATATCGTTCGTGTACGGACTCTGCTGGAGTCTGTCATCAAAACGAATCCAAAGCATGCTCCAGGATGGATTGCAGCTGCTCGTGTCGAAGAGCTTGCAGGAAAAACTGTGGCGGCACGTAATATCATCGCACGTGGTTGTGAGTATTGTCCTAAGAGTGAGGATATCTGGCTGGAGAATATTCGATTGAATGACAACCACAACGCAAAGATTATTGCAGCAAATGCCATCAGAAATAACGATCGTTCAGTGCGATTATGGGTTGAATCGATGAAATTAGAATCGGAGCCTAGAGCCAAGAAACGAGTCATCAGGCACGCGTTAGATCACATTCCACAATCTGTAAATCTCTGGAAAGAGGCTGTCAATCTCGAGGAAGATCCTAGTGATGCACGTCTACTTCTTGCCAAAGCGACCGAAATTATTCCTCTTTCAGTCGAATTATGGTTAGCTCTTGCAAGATTAGAAACATCAGAGAATGCTCAAAAAGTCCTGAATAAGGCTCGCAAAGCTATACCTACTTCTCACGAAATTTGGATAGCTGCTGCCCGTCTTGGTGAGCAAATGGGCACCGCCTCTAAAATAAACGTCATGAACCGTGCTGTTAAAGCTTTGGCAAAAGAGTCTGCCATGTTGAAAAGAGAAGACTGGATCACTGAAGCAGAAAAATGTGAGGAAGAAGGAGCTGTTTTGACCTGCGGTAACATCATTCGTGAAACTCTAGGATGGGGACtggacgaagatgatgatcgAAAGGACATTTGGATGGAGGATGCAAAAGCTAGCATCAACCGTGGAAAATACGAAACTGCCCGTGCTATCTATGCTTATGCACTTCGAGTATTCGTTACCAGCACGAAACTTTGGCTTGCGGCTGCAGATCTAGAAAAGAACCATGGTACAAAGGAAGCTTTGTGGCAGTTACTCGAGAAGGCTGTCGAAGCACGCCCTACCAGTGAAGTGCTGTGGATGATGTTAGCCAAGGAAAAGTGGTTAGCTGGCGAAGTCGATAATGCACGAAGAGTCCTTGGTAAAGCATTCaaccaaaatccaaataacGAGGAGATTTGGCTGGCAGCTGTGAAATTAGAAGCAGAAAATAACCAGCCAGAACAGGCACGAGAACTTCTCAAAACAGCACGACAAGAAGCTCCAACTGATCGTGTATGGACAAAGAGTGTGGCATACGAAAGACAATTGGGTAATATCGACGCAGCTCTGGATCTTGCGAATCAAGgattaaatctatttcctGGTGCAGCCAAATTATGGATGATGAAAGGTCAAATTTACGAAGGCGAAGGTAAAATGCCACAAGCCCGTGAAGCTTACAGTACAGGCACAAAAGCATGTCCAAAATCTGTTCCACTTTGGCTACTATATTCACGACTCGAAGAGCGAGCTGGTATGGTCGTCAAAGCACGTAGTGTTCTCGACAGAGCCCGGTTGGCAGTCCCCAAATCACCAGAATTGTGGACTGAATCGGTGAGAGTTGAACGACGCGCAAACAACACTGCACAGGCCAAAATCATGATGGCAAAAGCTCTTCAAGAGGTACCTAACAGTGGATTGTTATACACAGAATCTATTTGGAACCTTGAAGCACGTACACAAAGGAAACCGAGGGCATTGGAAGCTATCAAGAAAGTCGACAACGATCCTATCCTTTTCGTCACTATTGCCCGTATTTTCTGGGGCGAGAGAAGATTGGAAAAAGCGCAGAATTGGTTCGAGAAAGCGATTTTACTGGATAGTGATCTGGGTGATACTTGGGCTTGGTATTATAAGTTTTTATTGCAGCATGGTACTGAA GAAAAACGAGCAGATGTGATACAGAAATGTATACTCAGCGAACCTCGCCACGGGGAGTATTGGCAGGCGGTTGCGAAAGATCCAAAGAATGCGGGGAAGGGCATAgaggaaatattgaagttgGTCGTGGAGAAAGTAGAGTGA
- the Bcprp6 gene encoding Bcprp6, with product MDDGGESAGGDGPDGTMTNFADIGAARDKVLKVKLDQASQGTDSMSGNATNIDPKGYLTSLAKSQINEGETQVGDIVRVRTLLESVIKTNPKHAPGWIAAARVEELAGKTVAARNIIARGCEYCPKSEDIWLENIRLNDNHNAKIIAANAIRNNDRSVRLWVESMKLESEPRAKKRVIRHALDHIPQSVNLWKEAVNLEEDPSDARLLLAKATEIIPLSVELWLALARLETSENAQKVLNKARKAIPTSHEIWIAAARLGEQMGTASKINVMNRAVKALAKESAMLKREDWITEAEKCEEEGAVLTCGNIIRETLGWGLDEDDDRKDIWMEDAKASINRGKYETARAIYAYALRVFVTSTKLWLAAADLEKNHGTKEALWQLLEKAVEARPTSEVLWMMLAKEKWLAGEVDNARRVLGKAFNQNPNNEEIWLAAVKLEAENNQPEQARELLKTARQEAPTDRVWTKSVAYERQLGNIDAALDLANQGLNLFPGAAKLWMMKGQIYEGEGKMPQAREAYSTGTKACPKSVPLWLLYSRLEERAGMVVKARSVLDRARLAVPKSPELWTESVRVERRANNTAQAKIMMAKALQEVPNSGLLYTESIWNLEARTQRKPRALEAIKKVDNDPILFVTIARIFWGERRLEKAQNWFEKAILLDSDLGDTWAWYYKFLLQHGTEEKRADVIQKCILSEPRHGEYWQAVAKDPKNAGKGIEEILKLVVEKVE from the exons ATGGATGATGGTGGAGAAAGTGCAGGAGGAGATGGACCTGATGGGACCATGACCAACTTCGCGGATATCGGAGCCGCAAGAGATAAAGTACTTAAGGTAAAACTCGATCAAGCGTCTCAAGGAACCGACTCAATGTCTGGAAATGCGACCAATATCGACCCGAAAGGATATCTTACAAGTTTAGCCAAATCGCAAATTAACGAGGGTGAAACCCAAGTTGGTGATATCGTTCGTGTACGGACTCTGCTGGAGTCTGTCATCAAAACGAATCCAAAGCATGCTCCAGGATGGATTGCAGCTGCTCGTGTCGAAGAGCTTGCAGGAAAAACTGTGGCGGCACGTAATATCATCGCACGTGGTTGTGAGTATTGTCCTAAGAGTGAGGATATCTGGCTGGAGAATATTCGATTGAATGACAACCACAACGCAAAGATTATTGCAGCAAATGCCATCAGAAATAACGATCGTTCAGTGCGATTATGGGTTGAATCGATGAAATTAGAATCGGAGCCTAGAGCCAAGAAACGAGTCATCAGGCACGCGTTAGATCACATTCCACAATCTGTAAATCTCTGGAAAGAGGCTGTCAATCTCGAGGAAGATCCTAGTGATGCACGTCTACTTCTTGCCAAAGCGACCGAAATTATTCCTCTTTCAGTCGAATTATGGTTAGCTCTTGCAAGATTAGAAACATCAGAGAATGCTCAAAAAGTCCTGAATAAGGCTCGCAAAGCTATACCTACTTCTCACGAAATTTGGATAGCTGCTGCCCGTCTTGGTGAGCAAATGGGCACCGCCTCTAAAATAAACGTCATGAACCGTGCTGTTAAAGCTTTGGCAAAAGAGTCTGCCATGTTGAAAAGAGAAGACTGGATCACTGAAGCAGAAAAATGTGAGGAAGAAGGAGCTGTTTTGACCTGCGGTAACATCATTCGTGAAACTCTAGGATGGGGACtggacgaagatgatgatcgAAAGGACATTTGGATGGAGGATGCAAAAGCTAGCATCAACCGTGGAAAATACGAAACTGCCCGTGCTATCTATGCTTATGCACTTCGAGTATTCGTTACCAGCACGAAACTTTGGCTTGCGGCTGCAGATCTAGAAAAGAACCATGGTACAAAGGAAGCTTTGTGGCAGTTACTCGAGAAGGCTGTCGAAGCACGCCCTACCAGTGAAGTGCTGTGGATGATGTTAGCCAAGGAAAAGTGGTTAGCTGGCGAAGTCGATAATGCACGAAGAGTCCTTGGTAAAGCATTCaaccaaaatccaaataacGAGGAGATTTGGCTGGCAGCTGTGAAATTAGAAGCAGAAAATAACCAGCCAGAACAGGCACGAGAACTTCTCAAAACAGCACGACAAGAAGCTCCAACTGATCGTGTATGGACAAAGAGTGTGGCATACGAAAGACAATTGGGTAATATCGACGCAGCTCTGGATCTTGCGAATCAAGgattaaatctatttcctGGTGCAGCCAAATTATGGATGATGAAAGGTCAAATTTACGAAGGCGAAGGTAAAATGCCACAAGCCCGTGAAGCTTACAGTACAGGCACAAAAGCATGTCCAAAATCTGTTCCACTTTGGCTACTATATTCACGACTCGAAGAGCGAGCTGGTATGGTCGTCAAAGCACGTAGTGTTCTCGACAGAGCCCGGTTGGCAGTCCCCAAATCACCAGAATTGTGGACTGAATCGGTGAGAGTTGAACGACGCGCAAACAACACTGCACAGGCCAAAATCATGATGGCAAAAGCTCTTCAAGAGGTACCTAACAGTGGATTGTTATACACAGAATCTATTTGGAACCTTGAAGCACGTACACAAAGGAAACCGAGGGCATTGGAAGCTATCAAGAAAGTCGACAACGATCCTATCCTTTTCGTCACTATTGCCCGTATTTTCTGGGGCGAGAGAAGATTGGAAAAAGCGCAGAATTGGTTCGAGAAAGCGATTTTACTGGATAGTGATCTGGGTGATACTTGGGCTTGGTATTATAAGTTTTTATTGCAGCATGGTACTGAA GAAAAACGAGCAGATGTGATACAGAAATGTATACTCAGCGAACCTCGCCACGGGGAGTATTGGCAGGCGGTTGCGAAAGATCCAAAGAATGCGGGGAAGGGCATAgaggaaatattgaagttgGTCGTGGAGAAAGTAGAGTGA